The genome window ctctgggaattttctgggatttttttcagattttttttgggatttttattggattttttggggatttttttagtttctCGAGAGATATTCTGGCTTTTCCTTTGTCATTTTTTCGGGagtttttataaatatttgggaatttttgagattttttttttaacttttccagGATTATTTTGGATTTCTGTGGAGTTTTAGGAGAGGTTtagggagattttgggattttttggggatttttggggtttttttgccccCAAGTCTGTCCTGCCGCACCCGCACCTCCTCGCCCTTCAGCCCTGACacctgaaaaacaggaaaaatgggaaaaaaaaataaaaaaaatctcaatttgggatgcaggaatgcATGGGAGGctctgggaattttctgggatttttttcagattttttttgggatttttattggattttttggggatttttttagtttctCGAGAGATATTCCGGCTTTTCCTTTGTcattttttgggagtttttataaatatttgggattttttttttttttttttttttacttttccaggATTATTTTGGATTTCTGTGGAGTTTAGGAGAGGTTtagggagattttgggattttttggggtttttttgccccCAAGTCTGTCCTGCCGCACCCGCACCTCCTCGCCCTTCAGCCCTGACAcctgcaaaacaggaaaaatgggaaaaaaaaaaaaaaaaaaaatcacaatttgggatgcaggaatgcATGGGAGGctctgggaatttttgggatttttttcagattttttttgggatttttattgggattttttggggatttttttagtttttcgAGAGTTATTCCGGCTTTTCCTTTGTCATTGCTTTGGGagtttttataaatatttgggaatttttgagattattttatttcttttccacaattattttggatttctgTGGAGTTTTAGGAGAGGTTTAGGGAGATTTcagggagattttgggatttttttttgatttttggggtttttttgccccCAAGTCTGTCCTGCCGCACCCGCACCTCCTCGCCCTTCAGCCCTGACacctgaaaaacaggaaaaatgggaaaaaaaaaaaaaaaaaaatcacaatttgggatgcaggaatgcATGGGAGGCTctggggattttctgggatttttttcagattttttttgggatttttttgggatttttaaaaattttttgctgattttttatggattttttttcaatttttcgaaggtttttttggttttcctttcaCAACTTTCCAGGAGTTTTtacagggatttgggaatattttgtgaatttttagggaatttaaaaaggatttttagggaatttttagTGGATTTCAAGGAATTTTTGgaatatttattcaaatttttggggggaattttttgtggatttttctggttttgtcattttttgggtgtttttataaatatttgggaatttttgagaatttttttttttacttttccagaattattttggatttctgTGGAGTTTTAGGAGAGGTTTAGGGAGATTtcagggaatttttgggattttcagaatttttttttttaggattttttggcgattttttttaggctttttttctgattttttgagcgtttttgcagcattttcctcaaaatttttttgggaatttttataaatacttgggaatttttttttttattttctcagaattgttctgtatttttgaGGAGTTTcaggaggggctcagggagATTTCAGGGagtttttgggatattttttcagatttttttagcattttttggggattgtttttttgattttttcagagttttcttggctttttctttgcaaatttttgggaatttttgcaggaatttgggaatattttggcaattttagatttttagagaaatttaatggattttaggatatttttagAGGGTTTCAGgaagattttgggattttttggggatttttgggttttttttgcccccATGGTTGTGCATGGAATGCATGGGAGGCTTCCagaaaattttggattttttttgtttaatttttgggatttttttagaatttttttgggatttttaaaatttttttgtgtctttttatCCACAatttttcagaagcatttatatgtatttggaatttttttttttttacttttctagaattattttggatttttgtgggattttagGAGAGGTTCAGGGAGTTCTCAGGGagtttttggaatttttttcaggtttttttttttagaatttttttttttttttaaattattgagagtttttgtggcttttaattcataattttttgggaatttttataaataattgtgaatttttttttaattttcctacaactgttttggatttttgtgaAGTTTTAGGAGATGTTCAGGGAGATTTCAGGGatattttttaggttttttatttttatggatttttttgagaattttttggacatttttgaagatttttttagcCTTTTTCCCAcaattttccaggattttttacAGGTATTTGGGAATAATTTGtgaatttttagggaatttaAATGGATTTCAGGGAAATTTTAGAGTattcaaggaattttttttatttattcaaattttttgggagaattttttgtggatttttcaaatatttttctggctttttctctgtcattttttgggaatttttacagatatctgagatttttttttttttttttacttttccagaattattttggatttttgtaaAGTATCAAGAAGTGTTTAGGGAGATCACAAGGagtttttggaattttttcagaattttttttttatttttctggggttttttgggattttttttgggatttttttggatttttttaaggtttttccagttttttttccagtaatttttcaggaatttttaggattttttttttgtttccttttccacaattattttggatttttgtgcAGTTTCAGGAGATGTTTAGGGAGATTTCAGGCagtttttggaaattttttttcagaatttttttaggatttttttaggatttttttgggattttttttttgattttcagGGAGTTTTCTCaactttttctttgtaaatttttgggaatttttacaggaatttggaatattttggggattttgcaggaatttcagggattttaaagaacttttagggaatttttagaggatttgagggatttttttttttatttattttttttctggatttaaaaaaaaattttcacagattttattGGAAgtttttacaaatttttttttaatacttttccagaattattttggACTTTTGTGGAGTTTTAGGAGGGGTTTAGGGagatttcagggattttggggtaatttttcacatttttttagattttttttagcattttttggggattttgtttgaTATTTAAAGAGGAATTAGAGATGGCATGGGAGACTTTGGGaaattttttatgatttttttttaaattttatttttaataaaaattttaattttttttttggtggcaaatcccaggattttgaacagatttttaatagatttttaaaggatcctggatgggttttggggcaaattttgggatttttaatgaattttgggtgggatttgtggtaaatttggggatttttaaaggatcctggagggattttggggcaaattttgggatttttaatgaattttgggtgggatttgtggtaaatttggggatttttaaaggatcctggagggattttggggcaaattttgggatttttaacaGATCCCAAgtaattttttgggaaaattttgggattttcaaggattctgggtgggttttggggtaaatttgggatttttcaaaGGATCCTGGAGGATTTTTAGggcaaattttgggatttttaacaGATCTCAGGTAGGTTTTGGGGCAAATTCTGGGATTATAAATGAattttgggtgggttttggggcaaattttgggatttttaacagatcccaaataattttggggtaaattctggaatttttcaaGGAttctgggtgggttttggggaaatttgagaattttttaaaggatCCTGGGTGtttttagggcaaatttggggatttttaaaggatcctggagggattttggggtaaattttgggatttttaacaGATCCCAAGtaaattttagggaaaaatttCGGAATTTTAAAGGAtcctgggtgggttttggggtaaatttgggatttttcaaaGGATcctggaggggttttggggaaaaattccAGAACTTTTTAAAGGAtcctggagggattttggggcaaattttgggatttttaacaGATCCCATTTGGGTTTTGGGGCAAATTCTGGGATTATAAATGAATTCTGGGTGAGTTTTGGggcaaattttgggatttgcagGGATcctgggagggttttggggaaaattccAAGATTTTTAACAGATCCCaaggaatttttgggataaattctgggattttaaatgaattttgggtgggttttgggttaaatttgggaattttcaaTGGATCTTGGTTGGGTTTTAggaagaatttcagaattttttaaaggatcctgggagggttttggggaaAATACCAAAATTTTTAACAGATCCCCAGTAATTTTTGGGATAAATTTGGGGATTTTCAAGGAttctgggtgggttttggggtaaattttgggatttttaacaGATCCCAGGAAGGTTTTGGGgcaaattctgggattttaaaTGAATTCTGGGTGAGTTTTGGGgcaaatttgggaatttttaatggatcccatttgggattttgggaaaattttgggatttttaacaGATCTCAAGTAATTTTTGGGgtaaattttgggattttcaaggatcctgggtgggttttggggcaAATCCTGGAATTTTGAAGAAttctgggtgggttttggggtaaattttgggatttttaacaGACCCCAAGTAATTTTGGGGTAAATTCTGGAATTTTCAAGGATCCTGGAGAGGTTTTAGggagaatttcagaatttttcaaggatcctgggtgggttttggggcaaatcctggaatttttattaattttgggTGAGTTTTGGGGtaaattctgggattttcaAGGATTCTGGGTGAGTTTTGGGGCAAATCCTGGAATTTTGAAGGAttctgggtgggttttggggtaaattctgggattttcaAGGATTCTGGGTGAGTTTTGGGGCAAATCCTGGAATTTTGAAGGAttctgggtgggttttggggtaaatttgggatttttaacaGATCCCAAGTAATTTTTGGGGcaaatcctggaatttttaTGGATTTTGGGTGAGTTTTGGGgtaaattctgggatttttatggaTTCTGGGTGAGTTTTGGGGCAAATTCTGGAATTTTGAAGGATCCTGGGTGAGTTTTGGGgtaaattctgggattttgaaggattttgtctatttttttgTGGCAGATCCCAGGATTTTGAACAGATCccatttttttttggctggaatTGGATTTTTGGGAACTCACACTGGTGACTTTCCTCTTGAtgttctccaggagctgctcctgccccctgAGGAAGAAGGGATGCTGGAATTCTGTGTCATCCTTCTCTGGCTTCACCAAACCCCCCTGCTCGATGTGCACCACCTTCCTGAAGccatctgggggaaaaaaggggaaaatgggaaaatcctggaattctggggggTGGGAATAATTCCCGTGGCAGAATTCCCTGAGATTCTGGCACCACCTGGtggagaaatgggggaaaatggaggaaaaatggggaaaaaaggggaaaaatgggggaaaaatggggaaaatgggggaaaaaaaaggtaaaaaaataaaaaaagaagaaaaaatgggacgaagaaaaaaaatgggaagaagaaaaaaatgggaaaaaggaaaaaatgggaagaaggaaaaaaagggaagaaaaaaagggggaaaaagggaaaaaaaaagggaagaaaaaaagggaagaaggaataaaaatgggaagaaaaaaaattggaagcaaaaaaatgggaagaaggaaaaaatggaaaaaaggaaaaatgggaaggggaaaaaaaaatggtgaaaaaatgcagacaaatggaaaggaaaaaagggaaggaaaaaattggaaaaaaaaggggaaaaagggaaaaatcctggaattgtGGGGGGTGACAGGAGTGGGAGAAATTCCCAGCCAAGAATTTCCAGAGATTTTTGGGATTCTGGTATCACCTAGtggagaaatggggaaaaagtggggaaaaaatggggaaaaaaacggggaaaatgggaaaatcctggaattctggggagTGGGAATAATTCCCATGGCAGAATTCCCTGAGATTTTTGGGATTCTGGTATCACCTAGtggagaaatgggggaaaaatgggagaaaaaaggaagacaaaaaaaaagagaagaagaagaaaaaatgggaagaaaaaaaatgaggaagaagaaaaaatgggaagaagaaggaaaaaagggaagaagaaaataggagaagaaaaaatgggaaggaaaaaaaatggaaaggaaaaaatgggaagaagaagaaaatgggaaggaaaaaatgggaagaagaagaaaaaatggggaaggaaaaaaatggggaaggaaaaaggaaaggaaaaaaaaaaggaaaggaataaaaatggggagaagaaaaaaatgggaagagggaaaaaaatgggaaaaaggaaaaaatgggaagaagggaaaataatgggaaaagggaaaaactggaaaaaaaggggggaaaatgcagaaaaattctggaattctggggggTTCCAGGATTGGGAACAATTCCCAGcccagaattcctgggattCTTGGGATTTTGGCACCACCTAGtggagaaatggggaaaaaaatgggaagaagaaaaaaaatgggaaggaaaacaatgggaagaaaatggaaagaaaaaaaaggaaaaaaatgggaagaaggaaaaaattggaagaaagaaaaaatgggaagaaaaaagggaaaaaaattggaaaaaaaaaaaagggagaaaaagggggaagaaaagggggtaaaaaaggggaaaaaagggaaaaatcctggaattctgggggtGACAGGAGTGGGAGAAATTCCCAGCCAAGAATTTCCAGAGATTTTTGGGATTCTGGAACCACCTGGtggagaaatggggaaaaatgggagaaaaaaggggaaaaaaggaagacaaaaaaaatgggaggaagaagaaaaaatgggaagaagaaggaaaaatgggaaggaaaaaaatggggaagggaaaaaatggggaaggaaaaaaaatggggaaggaaaaaaatggaaagaaggaaaaaatggaaagaaggaaaaaatggggaaaaaatggtgggaaaatggggaaaaaaaggggaaaatgggggaaaaatgggaaaaaaatcctggaattctggggggTGACAGGAGTGGGAGAAACTCCCAGCCCAGAATTCCTGAGGGGGATGGGGAATGAATCCaaaattcccagggatttttgggataatGGCAGAACTACtggagaaatgggggaaaaaatgggaaaaaatgggaaaaaatgggggaaaaaatgggaagaataaaaaatgggatgaagaaaaagaaaaaaatgggaagaagaataaaaaaagggaggaagaagaaatgggaagaaaaaagggaaaaaaaaattggaaggaaaaaaatggggggaaaatgggaaaaaatgcagaaaaaagggaaggaaaaaaaaagggaagagaaaatgggaagaaaaaatgggaaaagggaaaaactggaaaaaaagggggaaaaatggagaaaaactcTGGAATTGTGGGGGGTTCCAGGATTGGGAATTATTCCCATGGCAGAATTCCCTGAGATTCTTGGGATTCTGGCACCACCTAGtggagaaatggggaaaaagtgggaaaaaatgggaaaaaataaattggaagaaaaaatggggaaaaaattggaaaaaataaattggaagaaaaaatgggaaggaaaaaatgggaaggaaaatgggaaaaaaagggggaaaaaaagtaaaaatgggaggaaaaaaaggggggggaaggaaaaaaaaaggggagaaaatggaaaaaaaaacaaggaaaaaaaaaaggaaaaaaaaaaaggaaaaaaaaaggaaaaaaaaaggaaaaaaatcctggaattctgggattgcCACTCATGGGaacagctccatcccaaaattcctgaggGGGATGGGGAATGAATCCAAAATTCCCAGGGATTctttggattttgggattctggaaaaatgagggaaatatgggaaaaaatggcacaaaaaaaactggaagaaaaaatgggaaggaaaaaaagggaaaaaaaggggaaaaaaaagcaaaatggggaaaaataggaggaaaaaggaggaaaaagggaaaagaaagagtgaaagaaagggggaaaaatgaggaaaaaatggggaaaaaatggggaaaaatggggaaaaaatggggaaaaatggggaaaaaaggaggaaaatgggggaaaaagggggaaaaatgggaaaaaactggaaaaaatggggaaaaaatggggaaaaaatggggaaaaaaagaggaggaaaaaatggggaaaaaaagaaggaaaaagggaaaaaatggggaaaaatgggaaaaaatggaggaaatttggtgaatggggaaaaatgggaaaaaaatggggaaaaatggggggaaaagggggaaagaatagggaaaaatgggaaaaatggggaaaaatgggaaaaaatggaaaaaatggaggaaaaaatggggaaaaatggggataaaaatggggaaaaaatggggaaaaaatggggaaaaaatgggaaaaaatggggaaaaaatggggaaaaatggggaaaaaatggggaaaaatggggaaaaaatggggaaaaatggggaaaaatggggaaaaaggggaaaaatgggaaaaatgggaaaaatggggaaaaatgggaaaaatggggaaaatgggaaaaaatggggaaaaaaggaggaaaaagggggaaaaaggggaaaaaaatggggaaaaaatggggaaaaatggggaaaaaatgggaaaataattggggaaaaaatgggaaaaaatggaggaaaaatggggaaaaaatgggaaaaaatggggaaaaaatgggaaaaaatggggggaaaatggggaaaaattgcaaaaaatgggggaaaatggggaaaaatgaggaaaaagtggggaaaaatgggggaaaaatgggaaaaaatggggaaaaaagggaggaaaatgggggaaaaagggggaaaaatggggaaaaaatgggggaaaaatggggaaaaattgaaaaaatggggaaaaatggggaaaaatggggaaaaaatgggtgaaaaaatggggaaaaaatggggaaaaatggaaaaaatggggggaaatggggaaaaaatgggacaaaatggggaaaaaatggggaaaaatggggaaaaaaaggaggaaaaaaaggaggaaaaaaaggaggaaaaatggggaaaaattccCGGAATTCCCACTCACACATGTTGAGCTGCCCATTCCCAaccccccagaattcccaaaatttcccaatttttctgggaatttttcaCTCACACACATTGACCTGTCAATCCCAATTAAATcctcccagaattcccaaatttcccaaaatttccagaattttttcctCACACACATTGAGCTgcccaatcccaatcccatccccccagaattcccaaaatttcccaaatttcctgggaattcccacTCACACATGTTGAGCTGctcaatcccaatcccaaaattccaagaattcccaaatttcccagaattcccagaattttccaCTCACACACATTGAGCTgcctgatcccaatcccaacaccccaaaattctcagaattcccaaaatttcccaaatttcctgggaattttttccTCACACACATTGAGCTgcccaatcccaatcccaccccccagaattcccaaatttcccaaattttctgggaattttttacTCACAGACATGTTGAGCTGCCAATCCTAATCCCAcccccccagaattcccaaaatttcccaatttttctgggaattttttacTCACACACATTGACCTGTCAATCCCAATTAAATcctcccagaattcccaaatttcccaaatttcctgggaatttcaCTCACACATGTTGAGCTGCCAattccaatcccaatcccagaaTTCTCAGAATTTTTCTCACATccaattcccaaatttcctgggaattttttaCACACATTGAGCCgcccaatcccaatcccacccccccagaattcccaaatttcccagattcctgggaattccactCACACATGTTGAGCTGCCTCACAAAGCTGGCCATGTTGTtgtgtttgaaatatttgggaAGAACTTCCTTGGAAAACTGGCCCTGGTCGAAAACGTGGAAGCTGCTCCCGCTctgcccaggaaaaaaaaacaaaaaaaacccaaaaattgggaaaatttgggaaaatcaggatcattcccagctctgggaattctgggattaCCTCAGGTTTATCCAGGAATTTCCAAGGTTGAGggttctgggattttttgggaatttttcccatcccagcaccagggatgttccaggaatggagcagctctggattttttgggaattccatccaAAAAATTCCATAAATCCAACAGGATTCCCTGTTTCCCATCCCTCCAGCCCGCATCCCAAATTTCtgtccccccaaaaaaaaattcctggaaaaggttttgggatttcccagctcaggattcctgggatgaggagggaaagttgctgccaggatttgggatcctggatttgggattctggatttgggatccaggatttgggatcctggatttgggattctggatttgggatctgtcCTTGGGattctggatttgggatcctggatttgggatcctggatttgggatccaggatttgggatcctggatttgggattctggatttgggatcctgtCTGTGGGATCCTGTCTGTGGgatcctggatttgggatcctggatttgggatctgtcCTTGGGattctggatttgggatctgtcCTTGGGattctggatttgggatcctgtCTGTGGGattctggatttgggatcctgtCCTTGGGATCCTGTCCTTGGGattctggatttgggatccagtCTGTGGGattctggatttgggatcctggatttgggatctgtcCTTGGGattctggatttgggatctgtcCTTGGgatcctggatttgggattctggatttgggatcctgggattctggatttgggattctggatttgggatcctggatttgggatcccaaCAATGGGATCCAGTCTGTGGgatcctggatttgggatcagggctgTGGGATCCCATCTATGggatccaggatttgggatcctgtCTGTGGGATCCCATTAATGGGATCTTGGCCATGGGATCCTGTCTTTGGGATCCCAACAATGGGATCCAGTCTGTGGGATCCAGGCCATGGGATCCTGCCCATGGGATCCTGGCTGCAGGATCCAGTCTGTGGGATCCTGTCTGTAGGACCCTGGAATTGGGATCCAGTCTGTGGGATCCTTTATATGGGATCCTGTCTGTGGGACCCCAACAATGGGATCCAGTCTGTGGGATCCTTTATATGGGATCCAGTCTGTGGGATCCAGTCCATGGGATCCCACCAATGGGATCCAGTCTGTGAGATCCTGTCTGTAGGACCCTGGAATTGGATCCACTATGTGGGATCCTAATAATGGGATCCAGTCTGTGGGATCCTGGAATTGGGATCCAGCCTGCGGGATCCCATCCATGGAATGCTGTGCATGGGATCCAATCTGTGGGATTCCAACAGTGGGatcctcctggctgcaggatcCAGCCTGTGGGATCCTGGGATTGGGATCCAGTCTGTGGGATCCTAATAATGGGATCCTGTCTATGGGATCCTGGAATTGGGATCCAGCCTGTGGGATCCTGGAATTGGGATCCAGTCTGTGGGATCCTAATAATGGGATCCTGTCTATGGGATCCTGGAATTGGGATCCAGCCTGCGGGATCTTAATAATGGGATCCTGGAATGGGGATCCAGTCTGTGGGATCTTAATAATGGGATCCAGCCTGTGGGATCCCAACAATGGGATCCAGCCTGTGGGATCCTGGGATTTGGATCCAGTCTGTGGGATCCTGGGATTGGGATACTGTCTATGGGATCTTAATAATGGGATCCAGTCGGTGGGATCTTAATAATGGGATCCTGTCTGTGGGATCCAGTATGTGGGATCCTGGAATTGGGATCCAGTCTGTGGGATCCCGACCATGGAATCCCAACAATGGGATCCAGTCTGTGGGATCCTTTATATGGGATCCAGTCCATGGAATGCCAGTCACAGAATATTATCCACGAAATCCTGTCCCTGGGATCCTGTCCACAGAATTTTGTCCAAGGAATCCTGGAATCTTCGGGCcaggaagggatttttgggatcatcccattccaaccATTCCACAGGCAGGGAACTTCCCACTATCCCAGTTTGtaccagcctggcctgggacactcccagggatgaggatcctctgggaattccatcccaaaatcccgaTATCCCACTGGAAACCATTCCTTGGGTGTTATTCCTTCAGCCTGcagcccaaatcccaatccAGCTTTCCCAGAAAAAACCCCGGAATTCCACTTTTCCATCCCTAAAATTCCTCCCAGCCTTGCCACAATTTCTGAATTATTCCCTTAGTTATTCCCTAATTAGGAAATTTGCTGTTATTTTGCTCCAAAGGTCACCCCAAcatgttttatgtttttatttctctccttaTCTCTGGAAAAGCGGGAATTTAGCGGGATTTTAGCAGGAATTTAGCGGGATTTTAGTGGTAATTTTAGTGAGAATTTAGCGGGATTTTAGTGGTAATTTTAGTGAGAATTTAGCGGGATTTTAGCGGGAATTTGAGTGTGAATTTATCGGAAATTTAGCGGGACTTTAGCGGGATTTAAGCGGGATTTTAGTGAAAATTTCGCGGGATTTTAGCGGGAATTTAGTGGGATTTAAGCGGGACTTTAGCAGAAACTTAGCGGAACTTTAGCGGGATTTAAGCGGGACTTTAGCGGGATTTTAATGCGACTTTAGCGGGATTTTAGTGTGAATTTAGCGGGATTTTAATGC of Oenanthe melanoleuca isolate GR-GAL-2019-014 unplaced genomic scaffold, OMel1.0 S176, whole genome shotgun sequence contains these proteins:
- the LOC130266732 gene encoding heat shock factor protein 1-like gives rise to the protein MDGGPGAAAGAGPSNVPAFLTKLWTLVEDPDTDALICWSPSGSSFHVFDQGQFSKEVLPKYFKHNNMASFVRQLNMYGFRKVVHIEQGGLVKPEKDDTEFQHPFFLRGQEQLLENIKRKVTSVSGLKGEEVRVRQDRLGGKKTPKIKKKSQNLPEISLNLS